The sequence below is a genomic window from Vibrio mangrovi.
ACCTGCCGTACCACCGGTAATCAGGGCATATTTGTTAAGAAGTCTTTGTGTCATGGGTTTTCCTTCACTTGTCATTTGTGGGTGAAGTGTCATTATTAGCAGATTAGTATGATTAAGAAAGTAGGTACCAAATGGATACTAAGGAAAAAAATAAAATTAAAAACGTCACGTTTAATCCTCGTTGTCCGGTTATTGACTTTGTCAGTATCATCTCCGGTAAGTGGGCAATTCCGATTCTTTACCGGTTAATTGTTACCGATGATGTGATTCGTTTCGGCGCTTTGCAACGGGCAGTCGGCGCGATTACCCAGAAAGAATTGACCAAACAGCTACGGTCATTTGAAGCGTTGGGAATTGTTACGAGGACTGTGTATCCGGAAATGCCGCCACGGGTTGAATACCAGATTACAGAATTAGGGAAGACATTAAAGCCAACTCTTGATTCTCTGGCCGGATGGATGGAGGAACACCGGGAGGAGCTTCTGGAAAACTTCCATCATCAGGCACAACCTGAAGATAAATAGCATGGTTATATACTGAACCGGATAAAGTGTATGACTTGGATTGAGCTGCCGAAACCATATCTGGACAATTGATACGCTGTAGTATGTCATAGACAAATATGAAAATTAGCACCTATTTGTGTTGTTTTTATCATGAATGATTGGATAGCAATAGTATGATTTTATTCATCATTTAAGGGGTTCTCCAAACGAAGCTTCTGACTGTCATGTGTGAAGTTTTAGCTAGGGCAACCGGTTTTACTCAGATTGAATTATTGTCGGAGAAGCTGATATTTTCCACAAATTGTGGAAGAACAGGCAAGAATTGAGGAGAATTCTGATAACTCATCTACATAATTACTGACATAATACACACACTGAAAAGAGCTTATGAGATTCTGAGTAATCTTGATATTCCAATTTCCACCTACTGCCCCGGAGGCGATTATGCAACTGACTCAAGAATGGGACAAAACATTTGCCCAAAGCGACAAAGTCGATCATCAGAAAGTGACTTTCAAAAACCGCTACGGCATTACTCTTGCCGCTGATCTGTATTTACCTAAAGGTGCTGACCAGCAAAAATTACCTGCACTGGCAATCAGTGGCCCATACGGTGCAGTGAAGGAACAGGCTTCTGGTCTGTATGCTCAAATCATGGCAGAACGTGGTTATGTCGCCGTGGCATTTGACCCTTCTTATACAGGTGAAAGCAGCGGAACACCACGCAATGTTTCTTCTCCGGATATCAACACTGAAGATTTCAGTGCTGCCGTCGATTATCTTGGTCTGCTTGATTATGTTGACCGCAGCAGAATCGGTGTGATCGGTATCTGTGGATTTGGTGGCATGAGCCTGAATGCTGCTGCTATCGACAAACGCATCAAAGCGGTTGTGACAACCAGTATGTATGATATGTCACGCGTGATGTCTAAAGGCTATTTCGATTCGATGACTGCTGAAGAACGCAGTGCCGGATTAGAACAGATGAACCAGCAACGTTGGGTAGATGCCGCAAACGGTGAGCCAACAATGGCACCTCCTGGTTTGCCTGATCCAAGCCAGCTGACCGGTGAAGAGCCTCAGTTTGTAAAAGATTATGTCGATTATTATCGTACACCACGTGGATTCCACCCACGTTCACTGAACTCTAACGGTTCCTGGACGGTGACAAATCCGCTGTCATTTATGAATATGCCGCTAATGACTTACATCGCAGAAATCGCACCACGTCCGGTTCTGTTGATTGCTGGTGAAAATGCACATTCACGTTACTTTACTGAAGATGCTTATAAAGCAGCGGGTGAACCAAAAGAAATGATGATCCTTGACGGTCTGGCTCACGTTGATCTGTATGATCAGGTTGATAAGATTCCGTTTGATAAGATTGATGCTTTCTTTGGTGAAAACCTGAAATAAAATAGTGTCTGCCCATCTGGAGTGTCCGGATGGGCTGTCTGTTTTTAGTCATCAAATAGCGATGGTTATGCCTTATAAAGTATCTGTCGCAGACTCAAGGTTCCGGAAGGAATCAAAATTTTGTCCGGCCTGATTGAACCCCCGCAATACATGGCCGGCATTCTGAATTCTCTTTTATCACGGCCCGTCATATTTCTATCCTGCTGGGAATGATTTGCACTCTAGCCTTTATTGGTGTTATAACACTTTCGAATTTTATTTTGTAAGTGTTTGTTTTATCAATAATTTAGGTGTTGTTATGCGTATTTTTCAACAGTCGGATCCGGCGCGTCGTCGTTATGGTTTAGCTGCATTGATTGGTCTCATTGCCGGTATTGTTTCAGCGTTTGTAAAGTGGGGTGCAGAACATCCGTTACCACCACGAAGTCCTGATGATATTTTTAGTGCGGCCTGTGTGCCGGAAACGCTGATTCGTGCTGCCGAACAGATTGATTGTTCACGTAATTTTTTAAATCCGCCTTATGTGTTTCTGCGTGACTGGCTGGGAATGGCGGACCCGAACAGTGCGGTTTATACCTTTGCCGGGCATGTATTCAACTGGGTTGGGGTGACACATATCATTTTCTCAATTGTTTTTGCGGTCGGTTACTGTGTGGTGACTGAGCGTTTCCCAATCTTCAAGCTGTGGCAAGGGTTATTGGCCGGAGCATTGGCGCAGCTATTCGTGCATATGATTTCTTTCCCGCTGATGGGACTGACGCCTCCGCTTTTTGACTTGCCCTGGTATGAGCACGTTTCTGAAATTGTCGGGCATTTAATCTGGTTCTGGTCGATTGAAATTATTCGCCGGGATTTGCGTAACCGTATAACGCATGAACCTGATCCTGAAGTATCAATAGCGGCACGAACATCTTAATGGTGAGCCATTTGTCATCATAAAAAGGCGAACCATTTGGTTCGCCTTGTTGCTTTTATAAATCAGTAGGATCGATAGTTATTTGTTAACTAAGCGCCATCACCCTTCATAATCACTGACCGGCGGACAGCTACAGACCAGATTTCTGTCTCCGTAGACATTATCAACCCGGTTGACAGTCGGCCAGTATTTGGCTGTTTTGGATTGTGGTGTCGGGAAACAGGCGAGTTCTCTGCTGTATGGATGCGTCCATGTATCAGAGGCCAAATCTGCCTGAGTGTGTGGCGCGTTGATCAGCGGGTTATCCTCAAGTGGCCAGATACCGGAAACCACCTGGGTGATTTCCTGACGGATGGCGATCATTGCATCACAGAAGCGATCCAATTCAGCTAAATCTTCTGATTCAGTCGGTTCGACCATCAATGTTCCTGCGACAGGGAATGACATGGTCGGTGCATGGAAACCGTAATCCATCAGACGTTTGGCAATATCTTCTTCGGAAATGCCGGATTCTTCTTTCAGCGGACGGATATCAATAATACATTCGTGAGCAACCCGGCCATTTTTGCCCCGGTACAGGATCGGATAATGAGCGCGGAGTCTTTCCATTACATAGTTTGCATTGAGAATGGCTAGCTGGGTTGCTTTGGTGAGTCCTTCTGCACCCATCATTGCAATATAAGCCCAGGAGATGGGCAGGATGGATGCACTGCCCAGATCTGCTGCTGCGACGGCAAAGTCACTGCCTTCAACGCCGGATTCGATGTGACCGGGTAAAAATGGCGCAAGGTGTGATTTGACACCAATCGGACCAACGCCCGGACCGCCGCCGCCATGAGGAATACAGAATGTTTTGTGCAGGTTCAGGTGAGAAACATCCGAACCGATGAATCCGGGACTGGTAAGCCCGACCTGAGCATTCATGTTTGCACCATCCAGATAAACCTGTCCGCCGACCGAATGGATCAGATCACAAACTTCACGAACGTGGTCTTCGTAGACACCGTGTGTTGACGGGTAAGTGATCATCATGCAGGAGATTTCTTGCTGATGCTGTTCTACTTTGGCTTTCAGGTCGGCCAGATCAATATTACCTTCCTGATCACAGGCAACGACGACGACATCCAGAGAAACCATCGCAGCAGATGCCGGGTTAGTACCATGAGCGGAACTTGGGATCAGGCAGATATGGCGATGGCCTTCACCACGACTCTGATGATAGCGCTGGATGGCAATAAGCCCGGCATATTCACCTGATGCGCCGGAGTTTGGTTGTAGCGAAAAGGCATCATATCCGGTAATGGCACACAGTTTGGCTTTGAAATCTTCTGCCAGTTCAGTATATCCGGCAGTCTGTTCTTTCGGGGCAAAAGGGTGGATATTGCTGAATTCGGGCCAGGTGATCGGAATCATCTCTGAGGCCGCGTTCAGTTTCATGGTACAGCTGCCCAACGGGATCATGCCATGAGTCAGGGAGAAATCCTTATTTTCCAGCTTCTTCAGATAACGTATCATCTGGGTTTCACTGTGATGATTATGAAAAACCGGATGAGTCAGATAAGCGGATTCTCGCCGGCAGGATTCGGGGATAGCTGCATATTCGTTTGGTTCAATATCTGCGGAGATATTTTCTGGATCGGCCTGAATGCCGAATACCGCGAACAGAGCCTGAATATCGTGCAGTGTACTGGTTTCATCAAAGCTGATACCGAGTGCCTGTTCATAGCGGCGTAGATTCAGTCCGGCTTTTTGTGCCTGGTGATAAAGTGCTTCAGTCTGACTGCCGGTTTCAATCGTGAGTGTGTCGAAAAATGTCTGATGACGTAGTTCGTAACCCTGTAATATCAGTCCGGCTGCCATGATCGCCGTTAAATGATGAGTTCGGCGTGCAATGGTTCTTAAGCCTTCCGGACCGTGGTATATCGCATAGAAAACGGCCATATTGGCCAGCAGTGCCTGGGCGGTACAGATATTCGATGTCGCTTTTTCACGACGGATGTGTTGCTCTCTGGTTTGCATCGCCATGCGCAGTGCCGGTTGTCCTTTTGCATCAACCGATACACCAATGATCCTGCCCGGCATGGTTCGCTTGTGTTTATCCCGGGTTGCCATAAATGCTGCATGCGGACCACCGTATCCCATTGGGACACCAAAGCGCTGGGCAGAACCGATCACGATATCTGCACCCATTTCTCCGGCAGGTTTTAAGAGTGTGCTGGCGAGCAGATCGGTTGCGACAGTGACCAGTATTTTATTCTGGTGAGCGGCATCGATAATTGCGCTCAGGTCGTCAACTTTACCGCTGGTGCCCGGGTATTGCAGCAAAGCTCCGAACACATCTTGCTGTGCCAGTTCTTCAACCGGAAGAACGACCACCTCAAAATTCATAAATGCGGCCCGGGTTTTGACGACCTCGATGGTTTGCGGATGGACATGATCGGCAACGAAGAAGCGCTGACTTTTACTTTTACCGGCTCTTTTGCATAAGGCCATGGCTTCAGCAGCAGCAGTCGCTTCATCTAAAAGTGAAGCATTAGCAATGTCCATTCCGGTTAAGTCAATAATCATCTGCTGAAAATTCAGCAGCGCTTCCAGACGACCCTGAGAGATTTCTGGTTGGTAAGGAGTATATGCGGTATACCAGCCCGGATTCTCCAGAACATTACGCAAAACCACACTTGGCGTAGTTGTGTTGTAGTAGCCCTGACCAATGAAGCTTCGTGCCACCTGATTTTTGTTGGCGATTTGCTTCAGGGTTGCGAGCATCTCTGACTCGCCCATTGCCGGGGATAACGGAAGTGAGTTCTCCAGACGGATGTTTTCCGGAACGGTTTCTTTGATCAAAGCTTCCAGACTTTCGGCGCCAACAGTTGCCAGCATTGTCGCTTGTTCCTGCGGACGCGGGCCGTTGTGCCGTGTTGCGAATTCTGTTTGAGAAGAGAGGTTGCGCAGTAGTTGAGTCATAATTCCTTACCGTGACTACAAAGGGAATCGGTTGATACAAGCTGAATCAGAAAGTAAAAAGCTGCGGGCATGAAGATGCGGGCAGCTTTTCCATATT
It includes:
- a CDS encoding winged helix-turn-helix transcriptional regulator yields the protein MDTKEKNKIKNVTFNPRCPVIDFVSIISGKWAIPILYRLIVTDDVIRFGALQRAVGAITQKELTKQLRSFEALGIVTRTVYPEMPPRVEYQITELGKTLKPTLDSLAGWMEEHREELLENFHHQAQPEDK
- a CDS encoding alpha/beta hydrolase, encoding MQLTQEWDKTFAQSDKVDHQKVTFKNRYGITLAADLYLPKGADQQKLPALAISGPYGAVKEQASGLYAQIMAERGYVAVAFDPSYTGESSGTPRNVSSPDINTEDFSAAVDYLGLLDYVDRSRIGVIGICGFGGMSLNAAAIDKRIKAVVTTSMYDMSRVMSKGYFDSMTAEERSAGLEQMNQQRWVDAANGEPTMAPPGLPDPSQLTGEEPQFVKDYVDYYRTPRGFHPRSLNSNGSWTVTNPLSFMNMPLMTYIAEIAPRPVLLIAGENAHSRYFTEDAYKAAGEPKEMMILDGLAHVDLYDQVDKIPFDKIDAFFGENLK
- a CDS encoding YagU family protein yields the protein MRIFQQSDPARRRYGLAALIGLIAGIVSAFVKWGAEHPLPPRSPDDIFSAACVPETLIRAAEQIDCSRNFLNPPYVFLRDWLGMADPNSAVYTFAGHVFNWVGVTHIIFSIVFAVGYCVVTERFPIFKLWQGLLAGALAQLFVHMISFPLMGLTPPLFDLPWYEHVSEIVGHLIWFWSIEIIRRDLRNRITHEPDPEVSIAARTS
- the gcvP gene encoding aminomethyl-transferring glycine dehydrogenase; the encoded protein is MTQLLRNLSSQTEFATRHNGPRPQEQATMLATVGAESLEALIKETVPENIRLENSLPLSPAMGESEMLATLKQIANKNQVARSFIGQGYYNTTTPSVVLRNVLENPGWYTAYTPYQPEISQGRLEALLNFQQMIIDLTGMDIANASLLDEATAAAEAMALCKRAGKSKSQRFFVADHVHPQTIEVVKTRAAFMNFEVVVLPVEELAQQDVFGALLQYPGTSGKVDDLSAIIDAAHQNKILVTVATDLLASTLLKPAGEMGADIVIGSAQRFGVPMGYGGPHAAFMATRDKHKRTMPGRIIGVSVDAKGQPALRMAMQTREQHIRREKATSNICTAQALLANMAVFYAIYHGPEGLRTIARRTHHLTAIMAAGLILQGYELRHQTFFDTLTIETGSQTEALYHQAQKAGLNLRRYEQALGISFDETSTLHDIQALFAVFGIQADPENISADIEPNEYAAIPESCRRESAYLTHPVFHNHHSETQMIRYLKKLENKDFSLTHGMIPLGSCTMKLNAASEMIPITWPEFSNIHPFAPKEQTAGYTELAEDFKAKLCAITGYDAFSLQPNSGASGEYAGLIAIQRYHQSRGEGHRHICLIPSSAHGTNPASAAMVSLDVVVVACDQEGNIDLADLKAKVEQHQQEISCMMITYPSTHGVYEDHVREVCDLIHSVGGQVYLDGANMNAQVGLTSPGFIGSDVSHLNLHKTFCIPHGGGGPGVGPIGVKSHLAPFLPGHIESGVEGSDFAVAAADLGSASILPISWAYIAMMGAEGLTKATQLAILNANYVMERLRAHYPILYRGKNGRVAHECIIDIRPLKEESGISEEDIAKRLMDYGFHAPTMSFPVAGTLMVEPTESEDLAELDRFCDAMIAIRQEITQVVSGIWPLEDNPLINAPHTQADLASDTWTHPYSRELACFPTPQSKTAKYWPTVNRVDNVYGDRNLVCSCPPVSDYEG